Proteins from a genomic interval of Plasmodium reichenowi strain SY57 chromosome 13, whole genome shotgun sequence:
- a CDS encoding tripartite motif protein, putative — MSNTSTSSNDEKYIKFKKENLMGALKRNNYYIKKNDLDSSVNESIENENKKTYRCYHCNRKVEDVLILSCKHLICLICSSIQLEENYKNFLEKFMNKKCIENNKNKKSHHIDECFDNYKDMIKNKSTYNNINDIKNVMFNNDIILDDMYKKDKVGFITCKLCNIKNKLSLESIEILTKVGLFSHNILNVHKFFFNNRNGYEENNNNNNNTLKYNSIEEDGNILDNSLKNYINNDEKKKFLLLKNKYDYINDQLDDLEKYSYICNICSYNEAIIYCKDCVEYLCKECCDNIHEMDILRKKANLKIEKEHEYYEIEKSCFHLKKLVKAPKKFLNITQEDIDIMCNTDDESYTTYRDNNDKYKIYDNNNNNIQSKNKNYCYKDDPSKKINIYNDNIENDRNIHVDIFDKLHMNDSDFDTYDEEHFYRRQKFFLDKAEKKRKNLLLSKKLNGLVENMKNESCYESDYSSKYGTDGSIKDNKTNELLKLKKKKKKKMVQMRKENKLHNIKKGVTDLRNIKNYDDKHISDDDNVSRRNDAICSNESYNNNNNNDDNNNNNNNNDSHNNNNNLVNIKYIKNMNNINSNNLRNDTYIFSNSTTVDMISLDDEPLYSDSELKEIGITNIHTEICQKKNNKTLENINNDIINNKQFTAIENVRCSEHYNYPIQYFCHTCLSLCFCSECAINGIHTNNCNIENINTAFITVLNNYLIQWNEIINELINDLEKNFYESLEDIKNDWSAHLSECYYNLNTKVNYIFNNLVKKEKEIFHEFDTYIEKFKKDNLQYIELLNAKYEDIEKTINLIRQNKFHTNPIDIIKFYTNNIDIIDKTILLNNDFKPIQDLSKVRESKIFYMDFYASQINSYLKYLQAYLNESNILHSK; from the exons ATGAGTAACACGTCTACAAGTAGCAATGATGAAAAGTACATAAAGTTCAAAAAGGAAAATCTCATGGGTGCTttgaaaagaaataattattatataaaaaaaaatgatttagATAGTTCTGTTAATGAATCTAttgaaaatgaaaataaaaa aACTTATAGATGCTATCATTGCAATAGAAAAGTTGAAGatgtattaattttatcTTGTAAACATTTAATATGTCTTATATGTTCTAGCATACAATTAGAAgagaattataaaaattttttagaaaaattcatgaacaaaaaatgtattgaaaataataaaaataagaaaagtCATCATATTGATGAATGTtttgataattataaagatatgataaaaaataaaagtacatacaataatataaatgatataaaaaatgttatgtttaataatgatatcATATTAGATGATATGTACAAGAAAGATAAGGTTGGTTTTATTACTTGTaaattatgtaatattaaaaataaacttTCTTTAGAATCtatagaaatattaacaaaagTCGGATTGTTTTctcataatattttaaatgttcataaatttttttttaataatagaaatggttatgaagaaaataataataataataataatactttAAAATACAATTCTATAGAGGAAGATGGAAATATATTGGATAATTCATtgaagaattatataaataatgatgaaaaaaagaaatttcttttattgaaaaataaatatgattatataaatgatcAACTGGATGATTTAGAgaaatattcttatatatgtaatatttgTTCTTATAATGAAgctattatatattgtaaaGATTGTGTagaatatttatgtaaagAATGTTGTGATAATATTCATGAAATGGATATACTTAGAAAAAAAGCCAATttaaaaattgaaaaagaacatgaatattatgaaatagaaaaatcatgttttcatttaaaaaagttAGTTAAGGCCCCTAAAAagtttttaaatataaccCAAGAAGATATAGATATCATGTGTAATACTGATGACGAAAGTTATACTACTTATAGGGATAATAATGACaagtataaaatatatgataacaataataataatattcaaagtaagaataaaaattattgttataaGGATGATCCATcgaaaaagataaatatatacaatgACAATATTGAGAATGATAGAAATATTCATGTGGACATATTTGATAAACTTCATATGAATGATTCAGATTTTGATACTTATGATGAAGAACATTTTTATAGGAGacaaaaattttttttagataaagcagaaaaaaaaagaaaaaatcttcttctttctaaaaaattaaatggTCTTGttgaaaatatgaaaaatgaGAGTTGTTATGAAAGTGATTATTCATCAAAGTATGGAACGGATGGTTCcataaaagataataaaacaaatgaattattaaaattgaagaaaaaaaaaaaaaaaaaaatggtaCAAAtgagaaaagaaaataaattacataatataaaaaaaggtGTAACTGatttaagaaatattaaaaattatgatgataaacATATTAGTGATGATGACAATGTAAGTAGAAGAAATGATGCAATTTGTTCAAACGAatcttataataataataataataatgatgataataataataataataataataatgattctcataataataataataatttggttaatataaaatatattaaaaatatgaacaatataaatagtaataatttaagaaatgatacatatattttttctaataGTACGACTGTAGATATGATATCTTTAGACGATGAACCATTATATTCAGATAGTGAACTTAAAGAAATTGGTATTACAAATATTCATACAGAAATAtgtcaaaaaaaaaataataaaacactagaaaatataaataatgatattattaataataaacagTTTACAGCTATAGAAAATGTTCGATGTAGTGaacattataattatccAATACAATATTTTTGTCATACATGTTTATCATTATGTTTCTGCTCAGAATGTGCAATAAATGGAATACATACAAATAATTgtaatatagaaaatattaatacagCATTTATAACagttttaaataattatttaatacaGTGGAATGAAATTATAAACGAATTAATAAACGATTTAGAAAAGAATTTTTATGAATCTCtagaagatataaaaaatgacTGGTCAGCACATTTAAGTgaatgttattataatttaaatactaaagtaaattatatttttaataatcttgttaaaaaagaaaaagaaatatttcATGAATTTGATACATATATAGAGAAATTCAAAAAGGATAATTTACAATATAtagaattattaaatgCGAAATATGAAGATATAGAAAAAACAATTAACTTAATACGTCAAAATAAATTTCATACGAATCCAattgatattattaagttttatacaaataatattgatattatagataaaactattttattaaataatgattttAAACCTATACAAGACTTATCAAAAGTTAGAGAAAGCAAAATTTTCTATATGGATTTTTATGCATCACAAATTAATAGTTATCTTAAATATCTACAGGcatatttaaatgaaagCAATATCTTACACTCAAAATAA
- a CDS encoding putative membrane protein (conserved Plasmodium membrane protein, unknown function) encodes MEKTSFKNNQKSYSKRNSSLKKKVTNDKNDNSLLTIYSFISNYMLKEEMNYDENDNRYILLESQDIENECGMKKVSFGEFNEKSYSLSHKRKEKNEEDIDKEEEVYEDVDQVDYEEEDYEEEDYEEEDYEEDDYEEDDFEEDDYQDDDDIEHDYQLNVDEEQEEEEDSAKSYNYDHNQIDSNKVNNDESGNSTYNKQNNSILRGGKKKKKKIYNNDHFPNDEDIQIDHNTNEEKHSRQLWKKKKKKKRKREKKMMYTNRNSKEKYNNKNGIYKGNNLAKYFTLSMDNINEQENIFKDEKQLSRQMSYYNDAYYYTSEMIYKNNRRNKEKFALYLRLMSLFINIIIGIYLIIYFPHTNNDMDTFDGTFKNMHIKDREDIKDIISKNLEINKDYHNYMKKVNLNVSILNKQKEFFENKSIGNGKASSSSNFSSSNNNNNNSMLVNTFDRSINNEDSLININNLNNNDNNNFLRFLRNIFSRNNYEQEDNLKSSSNLINKEKTNNNTNVTNTGYYNLYKNNNNNNNNNNNIIDVEKNIYYEKDKNNILKKQNFKNVKNNNYNSGVYYVKDKDMLKDIKTKEDINNLIYMIDILNLMDDEHIMTYIYNEMNKIYKYAIYSFFGELLVISIIVFTLFILKILIKDNNKFSVILTMYGIFYKIFCYIFAHYVLFMGLYILSIYYNIYIHRDIHTHSYNFFCYHYVYNNLYIHLLMLFYALQNIVFTINDAFNCIRMVFILIKHVIIKIYEKITCKNFITFYELKEDKSPLSLTCFNKLKNKCNMNCKCCKDKNCVEIDIDEMHDIDYEKNKLPLFPNFNRKPYCKNLNIKTYEQSLLNMRNPIFK; translated from the coding sequence atggagaAAACAAGTTTTAAGAATAATCAGAAGAGTTATTCTAAGCGTAATTCTTCCCTGAAAAAGAAAGTGACgaatgataaaaatgataatagCTTGTTAACCATATACTCTTTTATAAGTAACTATATGTTGAAGGAAGAAATGaattatgatgaaaatgataatagatatatattattagaaaGTCAAGATATTGAAAATGAATGTGGAATGAAGAAAGTAAGTTTTGGTGaatttaatgaaaaatcATATTCTCTATCTCATAAGAGAAAAGagaaaaatgaagaagataTTGATAAGGAAGAAGAAGTGTATGAAGATGTAGATCAAGTAGATTATGAAGAAGAAGATTACGAAGAAGAAGATTATGAAGAAGAAGATTATGAGGAAGATGATTATGAAGAGGATGATTTTGAAGAAGATGATTATCaagatgatgatgatatagAACATGATTATCAATTAAATGTTGATGAAGAACAAGAAGAAGAGGAAGATTCAGcaaaatcatataattatgatcATAATCAAATAGACAGCAACAAGGTTAATAATGATGAGAGTGGAAATTCCACttataataaacaaaataatagtaTTTTGAGGggaggaaaaaaaaaaaaaaaaaaaatttataataatgatcaTTTTCCTAACGATGAAGATATTCAAATAGATcataatacaaatgaaGAGAAACACAGTCGACAATTgtggaaaaaaaaaaaaaagaagaaaagaaaaagagagaaaaaaatgatgtaTACAAATAGGAATagtaaagaaaaatataataataaaaatggaatatataaaggaaataatttagcaaaatattttactttgtcaatggataatataaatgaacaagaaaatatatttaaagatGAAAAACAATTATCACGACAGATGtcttattataatgatgcatattattatacttcagaaatgatatataaaaataatcgaagaaataaagaaaagTTTGCATTATATTTAAGATTAATGTCtctatttattaatattattataggcatttatttaattatatattttcctcATACAAATAATGATATGGACACATTTGATGGAACctttaaaaatatgcaTATAAAAGACCGAgaagatataaaagatataatatcaaaaaatttagaaataaataaggaTTACCATAACTATATGAAAAAGGTAAATTTGAATGTGAGTATATTGAATAAGCAAAAAGAGTTCtttgaaaataaaagtatagGAAATGGTAAAGCTAGTTCTAGTTCTAATTTTAGTTctagtaataataataataataacagTATGCTTGTAAATACATTTGATAGAagtattaataatgaagacagtcttatcaatattaataatttaaataataatgataataataattttctgAGATTTTTAaggaatattttttcacgtaataattatgaacaagaagataatttaaaatCCTCATCAAATCTTATTAATAAGGAAAAgacaaataataatacaaatgtTACAAATACAggatattataatttatacaaaaataataataataataataataataataataacataattGATGTtgagaaaaatatatattatgaaaaggacaaaaataatattctgaaaaaacaaaacttcaaaaatgtaaaaaataataattataatagtGGTGTATATTATGTAAAGGATAAAGATATgttaaaagatataaaaactaaagaagatattaataatttaatatatatgattgACATACTTAATTTAATGGATGATGAACATATAatgacatatatatataatgaaatgaataaaatatataaatatgctatttattcttttttcgGAGAATTATTAGTTATCTCAATAATAgtatttacattatttattttaaaaatattaattaaagataataataaatttagTGTCATTTTAACAATGTATggtatattttataaaatattctgttatatttttgctcattatgtattatttatgggattatatatcttatctatatattataatatatatatacatagagatatacatacacatagttataatttcttctgttatcattatgtttataataatttatacatacatCTACTTATGTTATTCTATGCACTGCAAAATATCGTCTTTACAATAAATGATGCTTTTAATTGTATCAGAATGGTGTTCATCTTAATCAAACAtgtaattattaaaatttatgaaaaaattacatgtaaaaattttataacCTTTTACGAATTAAAAGAAGATAAATCGCCGCTCTCATTAACCTGTTTCAATAAActcaaaaataaatgtaacATGAATTGTAAATGTTGTAAGGATAAAAATTGTGTGGAAATAGACATAGATGAAATGCATGACATAgattatgaaaaaaataaattaccATTATTCCCAAATTTTAATAGAAAACCATATtgtaaaaatttaaatatcAAAACGTATGAACAGTCATTGTTGAATATGAGGAATCCAATATTTAAATga
- a CDS encoding CCAAT-binding transcription factor, putative — translation MENQNNEEQTNKIKETLFGLSTGIIQKAINNNVDLRNYRMRKEALETLGKCLSMFILYITDGAMEYCENEKRSTILVRDILNSLDDSLFLDIHDELKRQLTIQEENNKTEISKVSENVQAQYASNNELNNNQKEGKPKNKDDDFDILLQALE, via the coding sequence ATGGAAAACCAAAACAATGAAGAACAAACTAATAAGATTAAAGAAACTTTATTTGGTCTTTCCACAGGTATTATTCAAAAAgctataaataataatgttgaTTTAAGAAATTATCGAATGAGAAAAGAAGCACTCGAGACACTAGGGAAATGTTTGTctatgtttatattatatataactgATGGAGCTATGGAATATTgtgaaaatgaaaaaagatCTACCATACTGGTCAGAgatattttaaattctTTAGATGATTCTTTATTTCTAGATATACATGATGAATTGAAAAGACAGCTAACTATtcaagaagaaaataataaaacgGAAATATCAAAAGTATCAGAAAATGTACAAGCTCAATATGCTTCAAACAATGAacttaataataatcaaaagGAAGGGAAGCCCaaaaataaagatgatGATTTTGATATATTGTTACAAGCTCTAGAATAA